From one Magnolia sinica isolate HGM2019 chromosome 18, MsV1, whole genome shotgun sequence genomic stretch:
- the LOC131232658 gene encoding protein FAR1-RELATED SEQUENCE 5-like — MENTRNQDNAFVEFHMHPQDDATDCRVATDIEPFVGDDSVMMETFEGDADIEPYEGMVFESEDAARIFYNAYARRVGFGSRISRNRRSRKDGKTIARRFVCCKEGFRAKKHQNKENRVKRPRAITREGCQAMMMVKKTELGKWVVSKFTKDHNHTLLSPNEVIFLRSHRSASNPPNCRIRVFDGAKMGMSNTMTAFNPDSSGVSNIGFTRQECGNHNQIGPKRRQNLGRDTENVLDYFKRKKSENVAFFYAIEVYEGRSSCSMFWADARARMACHYFGDVVYIDVTYKSNRYGMPFVVFTGVNNHQQCTSFGCALLLDDTESSFVWLFRTWLGAMSGRFPDTIVTDQDPTIGEAIAQVFPNTRHAFCRWHILNKAPKQLSHVYYAHPAFQAELEKCFNLTETIEEFESCWGSLITRYELRENEWIQSLYLTRQRWAPVYLRETFFAPVSASQRNECINLSFDGYMNESTALQEFVMLYERTLDGWYEKELEEDVLTEHAKPDLKTRLPIEEHAADIYTRTVFLKFQEEVSESLGYVADKFKEDTAMKTYRVAKYEEHRKAHTVTFNVSEKRASCNCQMFEFSGILCRHALKVLEMSNVTELPSHYILDRWTRNAKSVVVLDERGIEMQANCQESENLRYNKLCMEAIRCVEEGATSGESYDVALYALRAAWEKIVSSKERLARAAHIGTTVVNGGSHAPVVNGGSHAPVINSGTHPLAVHSSSHGDIISGQCEVDDTTNHLTLCDPHQWHSWQP; from the coding sequence ATGGAAAACACCAGAAACCAAGATAACGCATTTGTGGAATTTCATATGCATCCTCAAGATGATGCAACAGATTGTCGCGTGGCTACGGACATCGAACCTTTCGTTGGTGATGACAGTGTAATGATGGAAACTTTTGAAGGAGATGCAGATATTGAACCATATGAGGGTATGGTGTTTGAATCCGAGGATGCTGCGAGGATATTCTACAATGCATATGCAAGGCGTGTTGGTTTCGGCAGCCGTATTAGTAGGAACCGCCGTTCAAGGAAAGATGGAAAGACCATTGCTCGGAGATTTGTTTGTTGCAAGGAGGGCTTTCGTGCAAAGAAacatcaaaacaaagaaaacagagTTAAGCGGCCTCGAGCGATCACTAGGGAAGGCTGTCAAGCGATGATGATGGTCAAGAAGACAGAGCTCGGGAAGTGGGTCGTTTCAAAGTTTACTAAGGACCATAATCACACACTGCTTAGTCCAAATGAAGTTATTTTCCTTCGATCGCATAGAAGTGCATCCAATCCTCCAAATTGTCGTATCAGAGTTTTTGATGGAGCAAAAATGGGTATGAGTAATACCATGACAGCATTCAATCCCGATTCCAGTGGAGTTAGCAATATCGGATTCACTAGGCAAGAATGTGGAAACCACAATCAGATTGGTCCGAAAAGGAGGCAGAACCTTGGAAGAGACACTGAGAATGTCCTAGACTATTTCAAACGTAAGAAATCTGAGAATGTTGCTTTCTTTTACGCAATAGAAGTTTATGAGGGTCGGTCCTCGTGCAGTATGTTTTGGGCTGATGCAAGGGCGAGGATGGCTTGCCATTACTTTGGTGATGTGGTTTACATTGACGTGACATACAAGTCGAATAGATATGGAATGCCATTCGTTGTATTCACTGGAGTAAACAATCACCAACAGTGTACGTCGTTTGGCTGTGCACTACTTCTAGATGACACTGAATCATCATTTGTTTGGCTATTTCGGACATGGCTTGGAGCAATGTCCGGACGTTTCCCAGACACAATTGTTACCGATCAAGACCCAACAATTGGTGAAGCAATTGCTCAAGTATTCCCAAACACCCGTCATGCCTTTTGCAGGTGGCACATCTTAAATAAAGCCCCGAAACAGTTGTCTCATGTATACTATGCACATCCTGCTTTTCAAGCAGAACTCGAGAAATGCTTTAACCTGACCGAGACAATTGAAGAGTTTGAATCTTGTTGGGGTTCACTTATTACTAGATATGAACTGAGGGAAAATGAATGGATCCAATCGTTATATCTCACTCGCCAAAGATGGGCCCCTGTGTATTTGCGGGAAACATTCTTTGCACCAGTGTCTGCATCCCAGAGAAATGAATGTATAAACTTATCTtttgatgggtacatgaatgaaAGCACCGCTTTGCAAGAGTTTGTTATGCTCTATGAGAGGACCTTGGACGGTTGGTATGAAAAGGAACTTGAAGAGGATGTTCTGACAGAGCATGCCAAACCAGATTTGAAAACAAGACTGCCCATTGAAGAACATGCGGCAGACATTTATACGAGGACAGTTTTCCTAAAATTTCAAGAGGAAGTATCTGAAAGCCTTGGTTATGTTGCTGATAAATTCAAGGAGGACACAGCGATGAAGACATACAGGGTGGCGAAATATGAGGAGCATCGGAAGGCACATACTGTTACGTTCAATGTGTCTGAAAAGAGAGCAAGTTGTAACTGTCAGATGTTTGAGTTTTCGGGTATTCTTTGTAGACATGCATTGAAGGTCCTCGAGATGTCGAATGTCACAGAGCTCCCTTCTCATTATATCTTGGACCGCTGGACGAGAAATGCCAAGAGTGTGGTTGTGTTGGATGAAAGGGGCATTGAAATGCAAGCAAATTGCCAAGAGTCTGAGAACTTGCGGTACAATAAGTTATGTATGGAAGCCATTAGATGCGTGGAGGAAGGGGCAACCTCTGGAGAGAGTTACGATGTGGCACTCTATGCTCTAAGAGCGGCTTGGGAAAAAATCGTTTCCTCAAAGGAGAGGTTAGCAAGAGCTGCTCATATTGGCACTACTGTGGTGAATGGTGGTAGTCATGCACCAGTGGTCAATGGTGGCAGTCATGCTCCGGTGATAAATAGTGGTACTCACCCCCTAGCGGTCCACAGTAGTAGTCACGGGGATATTATAAGCGGACAATGCGAAGTAGATGATACGACAAACCATTTAACATTATGTGACCCTCACCAATGGCACTCTTGGCAGCCCTAG
- the LOC131232520 gene encoding protein FAR1-RELATED SEQUENCE 5-like, with product MENAVNHDNALIEFLMRSQDDTTECRIAPVTERRRAEDRMMIGGFEGAEYIEPYEGMEFDSEEAARVFYNAYARRAGFGIRLSNNLRSKKDRRTIARKFVCFKEGFRAKKHLYNVNRIKKPRAITREGCGAMLMVKKTELGKWVVTKFVKEHNHPFLSPNEVMLLRSHRNASDTPKSRMKHSDGEASKTVSIFGVEGSGMNNAGYGEQDVGNHGQTGPKRKKNLGRDIENVLDYFRRMQSENPAFYYAIQVDEARSSCSMFWSDARSRMACNYFGDVVYFDMIYEMNRYEMSVALFTGVNHHQRSVLFGCALLIDESEASFVWLFKAWLEAMCGHHPISIITDQDATIGAAIAEVFPETHHCFNKWHILNNAPKQLSHVYLTYPTFQREFEKCINLTETIDEFESCWELLVDRYELRGNEWLQLLYSARKKWVPVYLRGTFFGQMPTSPRGEIINSFLDGYMNANTNLQEFVSQMERRLETWYEKELEEDVQTMHAKPDLKTKLLIEKQVATIYTTRMFQKFQEEIFESVAYAANKIAEDGEVSTFRVAKYEDNQRRAHTVTLHVAERRAGCSCQMFEFLGILCRHILKVFIISNITVLPPHYILERWTRNAKGRDVFDDRGVAIRANTRESVTLRYNNLCKQAIRCVEEGATAGESYDVAVHALRAAWERIVASKERLARGTQLGTPVGGSTRADIIPVQSEADDTTNHITLSDPRQLYPWHL from the coding sequence ATGGAAAACGCCGTGAATCATGACAATGCGTTGATAGAATTTCTCATGCGCTCCCAAGACGACACAACAGAATGCCGCATCGCACCGGTTACGGAACGCCGTCGGGCTGAGGATCGTATGATGATCGGTGGTTTTGAAGGAGCTGAATACATCGAACCATACGAGGGCATGGAGTTTGATTCCGAGGAGGCCGCGAGGGTGTTCTACAATGCGTATGCACGGCGTGCTGGTTTCGGCATCCGCCTCAGCAACAACCTCCGCTCGAAGAAAGATAGGAGAACAATCGCTCGGAAATTTGTGTGTTTCAAGGAGGGCTTTCGTGCGAAGAAGCATCTGTATAATGTAAACAGAATTAAGAAGCCACGGGCAATCACTAGAGAAGGCTGTGGGGCGATGTTGATGGTGAAGAAAACGGAGCTCGGTAAGTGGGTTGTTACAAAATTTGTGAAGGAGCATAATCATCCATTTCTTAGTCCAAATGAAGTTATGCTGCTTCGGTCCCACAGGAATGCATCTGATACTCCAAAAAGTCGGATGAAACATTCTGATGGGGAAGCAAGTAAAACGGTGTCCATTTTTGGTGTCGAAGGCAGTGGAATGAACAATGCTGGTTATGGAGAGCAAGATGTTGGAAACCATGGCCAAACTGGCCCAAAAAGAAAGAAGAACCTCGGAAGAGATATTGAGAATGTCCTGGACTATTTCAGGCGCATGCAGTCTGAGAATCCTGCCTTCTATTATGCAATACAGGTCGATGAGGCTCGGTCTTCGTGCAGTATGTTCTGGTCTGATGCGAGGTCGCGGATGGCTTGCAACTACTTTGGTGATGTGGTTTACTTTGACATGATATATGAGATGAATCGATACGAAATGTCAGTTGCTCTATTCACTGGAGTGAACCATCACCAACGGTCAGTGTTGTTTGGCTGTGCACTGCTTATTGATGAATCCGAAGCATCATTTGTTTGGCTATTTAAGGCATGGCTCGAAGCAATGTGTGGGCACCATCCTATCTCCATCATCACTGACCAAGATGCGACTATTGGAGCAGCAATTGCAGAGGTTTTCCCAGAAACCCATCATTGTTTTAACAAGTGGCACATCTTAAATAATGCCCCAAAGCAGTTGTCTCATGTGTATCTCACATATCCCACCTTCCAAAGGGAATTCGAGAAATGCATCAACCTAACTGAGACAATCGATGAGTTTGAATCATGTTGGGAGTTGCTTGTTGATAGATATGAGCTAAGGGGGAATGAATGGCTTCAGTTATTATACAGTGCTCGTAAAAAATGGGTCCCAGTGTACTTACGGGGTACATTCTTTGGACAAATGCCTACAAGTCCACGGGGTGAAATTATAAATTCATTCTTGGATGGTTACATGAATGCAAACACCAATTTGCAAGAGTTCGTTTCACAGATGGAAAGACGCTTAGAAACTTGGTATGAAAAGGAACTCGAAGAAGACGTTCAGACAATGCATGCCAAACCGGATTTGAAGACGAAATTATTGATTGAAAAACAAGTGGCAACCATTTATACGACACGAATGTTTCAGAAATTTCAAGAGGAAATATTTGAAAGCGTGGCCTATGCTGCAAACAAAATAGCAGAAGATGGGGAAGTTAGCACATTTAGGGTGGCAAAATATGAGGATAATCAAAGGAGGGCACATACTGTTACATTACACGTGGCCGAAAGAAGAGCAGGTTGTAGCTGTCAGATGTTTGAGTTTTTAGGCATACTTTGTCGGCACATATTAAAAGTTTTCATCATATCAAATATCACAGTGCTTCCTCCTCATTACATCTTAGAGCGCTGGACAAGAAACGCAAAGGGTCGTGATGTTTTTGACGATCGAGGTGTTGCAATTCGAGCTAATACTCGAGAGTCAGTGACCTTGCGGTACAATAATCTATGTAAGCAAGCCATTAGATGTGTGGAGGAAGGGGCGACTGCTGGAGAGAGTTACGATGTGGCAGTTCATGCTCTACGAGCAGCTTGGGAAAGAATTGTTGCCTCCAAAGAAAGGTTAGCTAGAGGTACACAGCTTGGCACTCCTGTTGGTGGTAGTACTCGGGCAGACATTATTCCTGTGCAGAGTGAAGCAGATGATACAACAAACCATATAACTTTGAGTGACCCTCGACAATTGTACCCTTGGCATCTGTAG